The following are encoded in a window of bacterium SCSIO 12643 genomic DNA:
- a CDS encoding response regulator gives MGKIKVLIVEDEMIISNNIKFSLMDNGYEISEQAINYTEAIAAIENEVPDIALLDIQLSGKKSGIELGAEINKRFKFPFIFLTSNADSQTVNKAKSVEPAAYLIKPFSSVELSTSIEIALYNFSKRNEKALNQENLVIKDSLFIKKNKNFIRIDFKDILFIKSDHIYIEIEMVDGTQHVIRGSLNEYINKLSGNFFRCHRSYIVNLDYMQTVTHNELIILEKTIPLGKRHREELLTVINKS, from the coding sequence ATGGGGAAAATAAAAGTTTTGATTGTTGAAGATGAAATGATTATTTCAAACAATATTAAATTTTCTTTAATGGATAATGGTTACGAAATCTCAGAACAGGCCATTAACTATACCGAAGCCATCGCGGCTATTGAAAATGAAGTTCCGGATATCGCACTTTTAGACATCCAACTATCTGGAAAAAAGAGTGGCATCGAACTCGGAGCTGAAATCAATAAACGCTTTAAATTCCCTTTTATCTTTTTGACATCAAATGCAGATAGCCAAACAGTAAATAAAGCCAAAAGCGTAGAGCCTGCCGCTTATCTGATCAAGCCTTTTAGTAGTGTAGAATTGTCTACCTCTATTGAAATTGCGTTATACAATTTCTCTAAGCGGAATGAAAAAGCACTGAATCAGGAAAATCTGGTCATTAAAGATTCTCTGTTTATCAAAAAGAACAAAAACTTTATTCGAATTGACTTTAAAGATATCCTCTTTATCAAAAGTGATCATATTTATATCGAGATTGAAATGGTTGATGGAACGCAACACGTCATTCGTGGAAGCCTGAACGAATATATCAACAAACTATCCGGGAACTTCTTTAGATGTCATCGAAGTTATATTGTAAACCTGGATTACATGCAAACTGTAACTCATAATGAACTCATTATTTTAGAAAAAACGATTCCATTAGGAAAACGTCATAGAGAAGAACTCTTAACGGTAATTAATAAATCCTAA